One region of Endozoicomonas sp. Mp262 genomic DNA includes:
- a CDS encoding EutP/PduV family microcompartment system protein — MLKAAGVKTIFEISAVTGEGLENLKSFLKQPQVTA, encoded by the coding sequence GTGCTTAAGGCGGCAGGCGTAAAAACCATCTTTGAAATCAGTGCTGTTACCGGTGAAGGTCTTGAAAACCTGAAGTCATTCCTTAAACAGCCGCAGGTAACAGCTTGA
- the eutB gene encoding ethanolamine ammonia-lyase subunit EutB yields the protein MPKPPITPLDNIFIPTPKPDETYSTRIQGVDYSFTGLKHLLGAAGFQKSGDQQAGLAAKCDVSREAARAILSNLTLHHIYHRPFTDDQGQIDDIMRVNYDIDKAVYNEMAMMTVGQLKDWMQSATGPELKRAGTGLTGVMVAAVTKLMGVHEMIYNARKIECPTHARTHLGLAGSLSTRIQPNHPTDDLNAITALTWLGLSMGNGDQLIGLNPSDDNIDNIGACLIHLDKIRRQTGAPTQICVLSHIRTQLACLNEGAPVEILFQSLAGTEATLREAFDVTVPYLDNAWQIMRDKGNLASEDSQFMYFETGQGSEVSYGKHCGIDMATTEALTYGLCRRYDPCMVNSVTGFIGPETHKDSLQIIYSNLQDLFMGKLMGLPMGVSPCFTLHADASSEGQEIAVELLAVAGASYFMDIYLGVDRMLAYADTSGHDDQTIREIHNLKPAPEFYHWCLEKGIFKETRDGRITRGPTWGNPAMFAGSRQAFQDLISQVPMCYGTSNAGPRMTNRVSRKLKQNLAIARTAAHSQLQLDKLDGIDFRLIRSKADNLKTHHACPEEGSTLTAPSRNHLHKENRDIQIVITDGLSAEAVHHNIHEVLPVLEEGLRGHGYSLGQTMVAPHGRVKLAEDIANTINAQLVIVLLGERPGADGRSSRSLSGYLVYRLKGDKNKRQAEAFYGSRNIAFEHTVVPNIHYGGIPPMEAGSLIAERAMQILDNKAAGNRLNAILGSRMGLADMVRETQAKPKKTADSIRVHDFLGQKSIAEADVMLLIHWGVQEILLSKRTIISPLAGDLLKQERIKLRYNDSHCK from the coding sequence ATGCCCAAGCCCCCGATAACGCCTCTGGATAATATTTTTATACCAACACCCAAACCCGATGAAACCTATAGCACCCGGATACAGGGAGTGGATTACAGTTTCACAGGGCTCAAGCATCTATTGGGTGCCGCCGGATTCCAAAAAAGCGGTGACCAGCAGGCGGGGCTGGCAGCCAAGTGTGACGTCAGCCGCGAAGCAGCACGAGCGATTCTTTCCAATCTAACCCTGCACCATATCTACCATCGACCTTTTACCGATGACCAGGGCCAGATCGACGACATCATGCGGGTTAATTACGATATAGATAAAGCAGTCTATAACGAAATGGCAATGATGACTGTGGGTCAGCTAAAAGACTGGATGCAAAGCGCCACGGGGCCGGAATTAAAAAGAGCCGGAACCGGCTTAACCGGGGTTATGGTTGCCGCAGTCACCAAACTGATGGGTGTGCATGAAATGATCTACAATGCACGTAAAATAGAATGCCCAACCCATGCCCGAACTCACCTTGGCCTGGCAGGATCACTTTCAACCCGTATTCAGCCCAACCACCCCACCGATGACCTGAATGCTATTACCGCATTAACCTGGCTGGGTTTATCCATGGGCAATGGCGATCAATTAATAGGACTCAATCCTTCAGATGATAATATCGACAATATTGGTGCCTGCCTTATTCACCTGGATAAAATCAGACGACAGACAGGCGCCCCTACCCAGATTTGCGTACTCTCCCATATTCGTACCCAGCTGGCCTGCCTCAACGAAGGTGCTCCCGTAGAAATTCTATTCCAGTCACTGGCTGGTACAGAGGCTACTCTCAGGGAAGCCTTTGACGTTACGGTTCCGTACCTTGATAACGCCTGGCAAATTATGAGGGACAAAGGAAATCTGGCCAGTGAGGACAGTCAGTTCATGTACTTCGAAACAGGACAGGGCAGCGAAGTGAGCTATGGCAAACATTGTGGAATAGATATGGCCACCACTGAAGCCCTGACATACGGCCTTTGTCGTCGTTATGACCCCTGTATGGTGAATAGTGTTACGGGATTTATTGGGCCAGAGACTCATAAGGACAGCCTTCAGATAATCTATTCCAATCTTCAGGATTTATTTATGGGTAAACTTATGGGGTTACCCATGGGGGTATCTCCCTGTTTTACCCTGCATGCCGATGCGTCCAGTGAAGGTCAGGAAATAGCTGTCGAACTCTTAGCTGTAGCAGGTGCCAGTTATTTTATGGATATTTACCTGGGCGTTGACCGGATGCTGGCCTATGCCGATACCAGCGGGCATGACGACCAGACCATTCGGGAAATTCATAACCTGAAGCCTGCTCCCGAGTTTTATCACTGGTGCCTGGAAAAAGGTATTTTCAAGGAAACCAGAGATGGCAGGATTACCCGGGGACCTACCTGGGGTAACCCGGCAATGTTTGCCGGTTCCCGGCAGGCCTTTCAGGATCTGATCAGTCAGGTTCCCATGTGCTATGGCACTAGCAATGCCGGCCCAAGAATGACAAACCGTGTCAGCAGAAAGCTCAAACAAAATCTGGCTATTGCCAGAACGGCAGCTCACAGCCAGTTGCAGCTGGATAAGCTGGATGGTATTGATTTCCGGTTAATCCGCTCAAAGGCAGATAACCTCAAGACTCACCATGCCTGTCCGGAAGAGGGTTCCACCCTGACTGCACCCTCTCGCAATCACCTTCATAAAGAAAATAGAGATATCCAGATTGTGATTACGGACGGCCTTAGCGCCGAGGCAGTTCACCATAATATCCATGAGGTTTTGCCTGTTCTGGAAGAGGGCCTTCGCGGTCATGGTTACTCCCTCGGCCAGACCATGGTGGCTCCCCATGGCCGGGTGAAACTGGCTGAGGATATTGCCAATACGATCAATGCCCAGCTGGTAATTGTCCTGCTGGGCGAGCGCCCCGGCGCTGATGGTCGCTCTTCCCGAAGCCTTTCAGGCTATCTTGTCTACCGGCTGAAAGGCGATAAAAACAAAAGGCAGGCTGAAGCCTTCTACGGTTCCCGGAATATTGCCTTTGAACATACCGTGGTTCCCAATATCCACTATGGAGGTATTCCGCCAATGGAAGCAGGTTCGTTAATTGCCGAGCGAGCCATGCAGATTCTTGATAACAAAGCCGCAGGCAACCGTTTGAATGCCATTCTTGGCAGCCGTATGGGATTGGCTGATATGGTGAGGGAAACCCAGGCCAAACCCAAAAAAACAGCGGACTCTATCCGGGTACATGATTTCCTGGGACAAAAATCCATTGCCGAAGCCGATGTTATGCTTCTGATTCACTGGGGAGTCCAGGAGATTCTATTAAGCAAACGCACCATTATTTCACCATTAGCAGGTGACCTGCTCAAACAGGAAAGGATTAAACTCCGCTATAATGATTCTCATTGTAAATAA
- a CDS encoding transposase: MPLTKPRTIAEKLLKIVSDEAGQIPDFRKKSQHDKIVLHDAVMSGLAVMHLKYPSLLAFDQDCVNNPDRLKNLKSMYNVSCVPSDTYLRDLIDPIETRYLRKFFTRLFAFVQRSGRLKQFTYFEEGYLAPIDGTGHFCSGKISCPECCVKKPGSKNPQYYHQLLACCLVKPGKKEVLPLMPEPIIKQVDASKNDCEKVALKRLLANLSREHPHLPLVLTFDDLYSDGPTIKLVKSFGYSFIMVAKDSTHESLYQAVDELDCADKVVRYEYTDDKGFTHWFRFVNGAPINKSHPDVLVNFLEYIEIDPEGNKKYVNTWVTDIELSAENVNKFMRGARAKWKIENETFNTLKTQGYHLEHNYGHGKQHLASNLACLTFTAFLINQIEQLSCKLFQEALKIKKSKKAFWHAIRGLFDWFCIDNWTDVFTAIIEGRSVSLKLLTVDTT, from the coding sequence GTGCCGCTAACGAAACCAAGAACCATTGCTGAAAAACTGCTCAAAATAGTCTCTGATGAAGCGGGTCAAATTCCAGACTTTCGCAAGAAAAGCCAACATGACAAAATTGTCCTTCATGATGCGGTCATGAGTGGCCTGGCAGTCATGCACCTGAAATACCCTTCATTACTGGCTTTTGATCAGGATTGTGTCAATAACCCAGATAGGCTCAAGAACTTAAAGTCGATGTACAATGTCAGCTGTGTCCCCAGTGATACCTATCTGAGGGATCTGATTGACCCTATCGAAACACGCTATTTAAGGAAGTTCTTTACCCGCCTGTTTGCCTTTGTGCAACGATCTGGGCGGCTTAAGCAGTTCACTTATTTTGAGGAAGGGTATCTTGCGCCTATCGATGGTACGGGGCACTTTTGCTCAGGGAAGATTAGTTGTCCTGAGTGTTGTGTAAAAAAGCCAGGCAGCAAAAATCCGCAATACTACCATCAGTTACTGGCCTGCTGTCTGGTAAAGCCGGGCAAGAAAGAAGTATTACCTTTAATGCCTGAACCCATCATCAAACAAGTTGATGCGTCAAAGAATGATTGTGAGAAGGTAGCGCTCAAGCGGCTATTGGCGAATTTATCCAGAGAGCATCCGCACCTGCCACTGGTTCTGACTTTTGATGACCTGTACTCAGATGGACCGACCATCAAGTTGGTAAAGTCCTTTGGCTATAGCTTCATTATGGTGGCAAAGGATTCAACCCATGAGTCGTTATACCAGGCCGTCGATGAGCTGGATTGTGCAGACAAAGTGGTGCGCTATGAATATACCGATGATAAAGGGTTTACGCACTGGTTCCGGTTTGTGAATGGTGCCCCCATTAACAAGTCACACCCGGATGTGCTGGTTAACTTTCTCGAATATATAGAAATTGATCCAGAGGGCAACAAGAAGTACGTCAACACCTGGGTCACGGACATTGAGCTTTCAGCCGAGAACGTGAATAAATTCATGCGAGGAGCACGCGCTAAATGGAAAATTGAAAACGAAACGTTCAATACACTGAAAACACAGGGCTACCATCTCGAACACAATTACGGGCACGGAAAGCAGCATCTGGCCAGCAATCTGGCATGCCTGACTTTTACGGCCTTCCTCATCAACCAGATAGAACAACTGTCTTGCAAGCTCTTCCAGGAAGCGCTCAAGATAAAAAAGTCTAAAAAGGCATTCTGGCATGCCATACGAGGGCTGTTTGACTGGTTCTGCATTGATAACTGGACAGACGTATTTACAGCTATCATTGAAGGGCGAAGTGTGAGCTTGAAGTTGCTGACTGTCGATACGACATAG
- a CDS encoding cobalamin adenosyltransferase encodes MSLKYSGDIRELCYPFIYEDSALCDYEIITDELCATLGGVITELEANPIFADIFTFLDKLQPKIFHLNGSIRGRQAIFEEQLEWLAGYFDHYQSELAGQLNSFILPRGGRPVQLLHCCRSLAKKTVRALVKIDAEGIAVPDVLHRFANMLSNLFFRLTVVINRRLGIIEPEYKSLSYGR; translated from the coding sequence ATGTCTCTAAAATACTCCGGCGATATCCGCGAACTCTGTTATCCCTTTATCTATGAAGACTCTGCTCTCTGTGATTATGAAATTATTACCGATGAACTCTGTGCAACACTGGGCGGAGTCATTACCGAGCTGGAAGCTAACCCTATTTTTGCTGATATCTTTACCTTTCTTGATAAGCTGCAACCCAAAATATTTCATTTAAATGGTTCCATACGTGGTCGGCAGGCTATCTTCGAAGAGCAGCTGGAATGGCTGGCAGGTTATTTTGACCATTACCAGAGTGAATTAGCCGGACAACTCAACAGCTTTATTTTACCCAGAGGGGGACGACCGGTGCAGTTATTACACTGCTGTCGATCCCTGGCTAAAAAGACGGTTCGTGCTTTAGTCAAAATTGATGCTGAGGGCATTGCAGTACCCGATGTTCTGCACCGCTTTGCCAATATGCTCTCTAACCTGTTTTTCCGGTTAACCGTTGTTATTAACCGGCGTCTTGGAATTATTGAACCTGAATATAAAAGCCTGAGTTATGGGCGTTAG
- a CDS encoding EutP/PduV family microcompartment system protein yields MMLVGSTTSGKTTLTQALYGQALKYKKTQALEYSQYILDTPGEFVENRRFFAALMSASVDYKVIGLVHDCTRKQNQIPPGFASMFNREMIGIITKIDSDKADPGFSHKVLKQQFPQTRFRLAHFQLIKNDFIADEQSQTAAISAVGFNDR; encoded by the coding sequence ATGATGTTGGTGGGCTCAACCACCTCTGGTAAGACTACACTCACCCAGGCCCTTTATGGCCAGGCCTTGAAATATAAAAAAACCCAGGCCCTGGAATACAGCCAGTATATTCTGGATACACCCGGTGAATTTGTTGAAAACCGTCGTTTTTTTGCAGCCCTGATGTCAGCCTCTGTGGATTATAAAGTCATAGGCTTGGTTCACGACTGCACCCGTAAGCAAAACCAGATTCCCCCGGGTTTTGCCAGTATGTTTAACAGGGAAATGATTGGCATTATTACTAAAATAGACAGTGACAAAGCAGATCCCGGATTTTCCCATAAGGTGCTTAAGCAGCAATTCCCGCAAACCAGATTCCGGCTGGCACATTTTCAGTTAATTAAAAATGATTTTATCGCGGATGAACAGAGCCAGACTGCTGCTATATCGGCAGTCGGTTTTAATGACAGGTAA
- a CDS encoding BMC domain-containing protein has protein sequence MSDNKERIIQEYVPGKQVTLAHLIAHPQQDLVVKLGLDAETISAIGIMTITPSEASMIAGDVATKAAGVEIGFLDRFSGCLVITGDVASVEAGLNAAMDLLTNTLKFSPAQITRS, from the coding sequence ATGAGTGACAACAAAGAACGTATTATCCAGGAATATGTACCGGGCAAGCAGGTCACCCTTGCCCACCTGATTGCTCACCCGCAACAGGACCTGGTGGTAAAGCTGGGACTGGATGCCGAAACCATTAGCGCTATCGGCATCATGACCATCACTCCAAGTGAAGCATCCATGATTGCCGGTGATGTAGCCACTAAAGCAGCGGGTGTTGAAATTGGCTTTCTGGATCGCTTTTCAGGCTGTCTCGTCATTACCGGTGACGTGGCCAGTGTTGAGGCAGGCTTGAATGCCGCCATGGACTTGCTCACCAATACCCTGAAGTTCTCACCTGCTCAAATTACCCGTTCCTGA
- a CDS encoding cupin domain-containing protein, with the protein MNNISPEVLEQIIRKVVSEQLGLNNNTPEFEKQVDPSGVAVIKAATVKCKPFDTGKPGDRVFITDILELKESPRLGCGMMEMHETTFDWTLEYDEVDYIVEGTLKIIINGREVVGHAGDVMFIPKGSTIQFSAPEYARFMFVAYPANWEEIARQKRTQP; encoded by the coding sequence ATGAATAACATCAGCCCTGAAGTCCTGGAACAAATCATTCGGAAAGTGGTGAGTGAACAGCTGGGGCTGAATAACAACACACCGGAATTTGAGAAACAGGTTGACCCATCAGGCGTAGCTGTTATTAAAGCCGCCACAGTGAAATGCAAGCCCTTTGATACAGGTAAACCGGGCGACAGGGTTTTTATAACCGATATTCTGGAACTGAAAGAAAGCCCCCGCCTGGGTTGTGGCATGATGGAAATGCATGAAACCACCTTTGACTGGACCCTGGAATATGATGAAGTGGATTACATCGTAGAAGGCACCCTTAAAATCATTATTAATGGCCGCGAAGTGGTGGGCCATGCTGGCGATGTTATGTTTATTCCCAAGGGTTCCACCATCCAGTTCAGTGCTCCTGAATATGCCCGCTTTATGTTCGTGGCCTATCCTGCCAATTGGGAAGAAATCGCCCGCCAGAAACGGACACAGCCATGA
- a CDS encoding EutN/CcmL family microcompartment protein, producing MLIGKVTGNIWATRKLDGLNGFKLMIVQLITPSEQEISTSLVAVDTVGAGIGDTVLIARGGAARRAILPSESPVDEAIIGIVDNMEVFS from the coding sequence GTGCTGATTGGCAAGGTTACAGGCAATATCTGGGCAACCCGCAAACTTGATGGCCTCAATGGCTTCAAATTGATGATTGTTCAGCTGATCACACCCTCTGAACAGGAAATATCAACATCACTGGTTGCGGTGGATACGGTGGGTGCAGGTATTGGTGACACCGTACTCATCGCCCGAGGAGGCGCTGCCCGCCGGGCTATCCTGCCATCAGAGAGCCCTGTTGATGAAGCTATTATTGGCATTGTTGACAATATGGAGGTCTTTTCATGA